The genomic DNA CATCCAGACAGCTCTCGCTCCCAATCTCTTAACCCTTCATCCTTCTCCGAACTTCCCTTTTCAACACATTATCCCTTTAGCGACTCACTGTCAAATTTCCTCTTTCCGCACATTTTCCTTAATTCACTGACGTTGCCACATACCCACTCCGCCCACCATGTCCACCCTTGAAGATCTCGATGACCTTGAGCGTGAACAGAGAGACAAGAAGCAAGACCAAGGCGACGGTGAcggcgatggcgatggcAAGAAACCAGAAGGAAGAGACGGCGATGCCGAGATGAAAGACGCcgacgagaagaagaaggaagaggaggaggacctGTTGGATGAGGAGATTCTCAGCTCGAGTACGGCGGATATCGTCAAACGGCGGAGGATGCTGGAAAATGAGCTGCGTATTATGAAGAGTGAATACCAGCGGTTGATGCATGAGCAGAATACCATGAGGGAGAGGGTTAAGGATAATCAAGAGAAGGTTGAGAACAACAGGTATGGCTCATAGATCCCCGACTGTGGAAATCTTGGGTGTACTGTAACAGGATCGTGGCAAGAATGTATCGCTAATCGCTGACTTGGATTATAGGCAACTGCCGTATCTCGTCGGAAACGTCGTCGAATTGCTTGACCTGGATGTCGAAGCCGACGCCGCTGAAGAGGGTGCCAACATTGACTTGGATGCCACGCGAGTGGGAAAGTCCGCTGTCATCAAAACCTCGACCCGCCAGACCATTTATCTCCCCTTGATCGGTCTGGTAGACCACGAGAAGCTTAAGCCTGGTGACTTGATCGGTGTCAACAAGGATTCATATCTCGTTTTGGATACGCTGCCCGCCGAATACGATAACCGAGTAAAGGCAATGGAGGTCGATGAGAAGCCTACAGAAAAGTACACGGATATCGGTGGTTTGGATAAGCAGATTGAGGAGATTGTCGAAGCGATTGTGTGGCCTATGAAGGAGGCGGAGAAGTTTAAGAAGATCGGAATCAAAGCACCAAAGGGTATGTCTTCCCTATTTTATGCCGTTTAAACCTTTTCTAACGTCTGCAGGTGCTCTGATGTACGGTCCTCCTGGTACGGGTAAAACGCTCCTCGCTCGTGCATGTGCCGCAGAGACAAACGCGACTTTCCTCAAGCTTGCCGGTCCACAGCTGGTGCAGATGTTCATTGGTGACGGTGCGAAGATGGTCCGGGACTGCTTCGCATTGGCCAAGGAGAAGGCCCCTTCGATCATCTTCATTGACGAACTCGATGCTATCGGCACAAAACGTTTCGACTCCGAAAAGTCCGGTGATCGTGAAGTGCAGCGGACAATGCTTGAGCTCCTCAACCAGCTGGATGGCTTTGCATCGGACGACCGTATCAAGGTCCTCGCCGCCACAAACCGGGTCGATGTCCTCGACCCTGCGCTTCTTCGATCCGGTCGTTTGGACCGCAAGATCGAATTCCCTCTGCCCAA from Aspergillus chevalieri M1 DNA, chromosome 1, nearly complete sequence includes the following:
- the RPT5 gene encoding proteasome regulatory particle base subunit RPT5 (COG:O;~EggNog:ENOG410PFP3;~InterPro:IPR041569,IPR003959,IPR027417,IPR003593, IPR032501,IPR003960,IPR035254,IPR005937;~PFAM:PF16450,PF00004,PF17862,PF07728;~go_component: GO:0005737 - cytoplasm [Evidence IEA];~go_function: GO:0005524 - ATP binding [Evidence IEA];~go_function: GO:0016787 - hydrolase activity [Evidence IEA];~go_function: GO:0016887 - ATPase activity [Evidence IEA];~go_function: GO:0036402 - proteasome-activating ATPase activity [Evidence IEA];~go_process: GO:0030163 - protein catabolic process [Evidence IEA]) gives rise to the protein MSTLEDLDDLEREQRDKKQDQGDGDGDGDGKKPEGRDGDAEMKDADEKKKEEEEDLLDEEILSSSTADIVKRRRMLENELRIMKSEYQRLMHEQNTMRERVKDNQEKVENNRQLPYLVGNVVELLDLDVEADAAEEGANIDLDATRVGKSAVIKTSTRQTIYLPLIGLVDHEKLKPGDLIGVNKDSYLVLDTLPAEYDNRVKAMEVDEKPTEKYTDIGGLDKQIEEIVEAIVWPMKEAEKFKKIGIKAPKGALMYGPPGTGKTLLARACAAETNATFLKLAGPQLVQMFIGDGAKMVRDCFALAKEKAPSIIFIDELDAIGTKRFDSEKSGDREVQRTMLELLNQLDGFASDDRIKVLAATNRVDVLDPALLRSGRLDRKIEFPLPNEEARANILQIHSRKMAADDSINWHELARSTDEFGGAQLKAVCVEAGMIALRKGQSKINHENYVDAIAEVQAKKKDTNMGIYV